One Nocardioides aromaticivorans genomic window carries:
- a CDS encoding Ig-like domain-containing protein, with translation MTRRWRRTASGTALALLLGVLVVLAYRYDGKPFTEVELNDGGVWVTNESLGLTARLNPQIEELDLGVDAVTRDFDVFQQATEVYLEDLTTDRSVKAVDVSRATAGDATDLPPGSVVTYGGDTFAMVDFAHGKAWVQPAARMAGFSHKTATPVLADAVTATVAPDGEAWVLRRDGRATSFAVEGGEVVEGDTVDLGDDVGTNPDMLAFTVVGGTPVLYNRTRLELARPDADPVVVETSDPTQVELQAAATDGDEVYVATREGLYVTPLGGGDLDKVSEDETAGAPAPPVVLPSTGCVYAAWGSHDAPNYLRDCPDDEDDDTDPVPDMQDGAELRFRVNRDVIVLNDVRTGDAWLVQQPGKAKIDNWPQVDPQNENRSKIKKTTDEVPDQENRPPEPGDDDLGARPGRSTVLPVVALNDHDPDGDIIRIVKTVHVRGPEVEVKIVGGGTQLQVMVQGDQTGTSVFKYYVTDGRVVQQIPAEVRLQIRSNDQHEAPQPMPDRKQPKLTVTRGATSSYYLLADFYDLDGDDLTLTEATGRGVGVEFRPDGTLTFTDPGTGGTKGEISYVIEDGIDKYEATIPVEVVGESAPPELVADLASGVAGTRVVVQPLTNDRNPEGGELTLKDVKVVGDDAGTTITEDLETGTFTFEAAKAKPYYLQYSAYNSSATRSAFIRLDVESPPKDNRPPVAVRDKVTITPGGTAQVDLLLNDLDPDGDVLVVKRINRPSVPGVKVSVVDKRLAVVSSVADLVGKPVTVEYVVSDGRSSASGSLVIAQRSSSQANRQPIANHDQVTVRAGSVTSVPVLANDSDPDGPKPRLFQSDLQNEQDLDVWVAGDTLRLRAPEEPGTYSVIYGVRDTDGRSASAEVSIFVIADSAKNNHAPVPQPIIDRVISGRPKVISVDLVGADPDGDAASFRSIATAPSLGRIVDTGVDWIRYEAFEGKRGTDFFQIVLQDKYGETGVAEVRVGVVPEESENQPPVALDDSVLVQPNRTISYNVLTNDTDPDDDALRVESLNKSTPAKHDNGFIEVEVGDAPDSGSAQTNVGYTIEDAAAATDSAVLKVSASKQAPFYAPIARDDVAELGDIIGKDPGDTVEVPVLDNDLDFDGAKADLHVTDCDAGSGGDCEVVDGDTTVRVELKADDQVVLYRLDDADDESTFTYGVVFVTGTANVPPQLTTDEDRVPVKAVANETTVFDLKDLVVTRAGREPHIVPSSSPTAVNGSITPVEGRSTSLSFVPNRDYVGGASVTVEVSDGTTAGEDTALSSLLTIPIDVAPAGNVAPEMRDATVDVTEDGDAATVDLKGLTRDANEGDLDTMAWSVKSASKGISAEIEGDDGILSVEAAGAGTSDDLAVEVVADDGHGGQATATVTVRVVGSNLPLLQIPVITVNAEEGEETSVDIADSAVNPYPDEPIEASNPRVEGDGKLRGLRAEGSSVWFTPASSGSSQIKVTVSDASGDAARDVVARINVTVISEPDAPERPVLSSVEASSAVLSWREPESNGAAIEEYEVRGSHGFSQKCPATTCRLNDLTPGDTYTFTVRARNSEGWGKDSPESEDITPNTAPDLMAPPTVVIEPSPTGDRMDRQLTVRWTPPHNEGSEITSYEIKEAGGPSTWTASGNETSRVIPGLTNGTPYAFEIRAINAVDPKREFSAASKAVKPFGVPAPSGQKPSLTASEDSPYSSDPWVRIEWSGWSDTQSNGNPVSEYVVYCSGCKASSYRFPASTTSRTFNAADGIRKGQDVTFSVAAKNDAGISEKSPGATGRPYTKAGPVRGLQEVAPSPADQTARIGWDPPADDGGLPIDYYIVEDGTGARDIVSSAPGPGGTDIKFDGNGRHSIRVWAVTRNGDRAVQGEDASLGSIDTWGKPDPPPVTAPVSSDYYYVDIRISPGSENGKSIDGVQYSLDGGANWVDDDRLNGSDGNAAQVRQGGDGKTILARTVSSAAAGDPRKYSDAVPITGYSRMRWIEITWQTVCLGGCEARVKGEGFPNDGPVPVNTDHGSLNLNGTCDFNQSVDKSFPNNYNAGGRDCAFTGNGTLTVSASGVSDTISR, from the coding sequence GTGACCCGCCGCTGGCGCCGGACCGCTTCCGGCACGGCCCTCGCCCTCCTGCTGGGCGTGCTCGTCGTCCTCGCCTACCGCTACGACGGCAAGCCGTTCACCGAGGTGGAGCTCAACGACGGCGGGGTGTGGGTGACCAACGAGTCCCTCGGCCTGACCGCCCGGCTCAACCCGCAGATCGAGGAGCTCGACCTCGGCGTCGACGCCGTGACCCGGGACTTCGACGTCTTCCAGCAGGCGACCGAGGTCTACCTCGAGGACCTGACCACGGACCGCTCCGTGAAGGCGGTCGACGTCTCGCGCGCGACCGCGGGCGACGCCACCGACCTGCCGCCCGGGTCCGTGGTGACCTATGGCGGCGACACCTTCGCGATGGTCGACTTCGCCCACGGCAAGGCCTGGGTGCAGCCCGCCGCCCGGATGGCCGGCTTCTCCCACAAGACGGCGACGCCGGTCCTGGCCGACGCGGTCACCGCGACGGTGGCCCCCGACGGCGAGGCCTGGGTGCTGCGCCGCGACGGCAGGGCCACCTCGTTCGCGGTCGAGGGCGGGGAGGTCGTGGAGGGCGACACGGTCGACCTCGGCGACGACGTGGGCACGAATCCCGACATGCTGGCGTTCACGGTCGTCGGCGGCACCCCCGTCCTCTACAACCGCACCCGGCTGGAGCTCGCTCGTCCCGATGCCGACCCGGTGGTCGTGGAGACGTCGGACCCGACGCAGGTCGAGCTCCAGGCGGCGGCGACCGACGGCGACGAGGTCTACGTCGCGACCCGCGAGGGCCTCTACGTCACCCCGCTCGGCGGTGGCGACCTGGACAAGGTGAGCGAGGACGAGACCGCCGGTGCGCCCGCGCCGCCCGTCGTGCTCCCGAGCACGGGCTGCGTCTACGCGGCCTGGGGGTCCCACGACGCGCCCAACTACCTGCGCGACTGCCCCGACGACGAGGACGACGACACCGACCCGGTCCCGGACATGCAGGACGGCGCCGAGCTGAGGTTCCGCGTCAACCGCGACGTGATCGTCCTCAACGACGTCCGCACGGGCGACGCCTGGCTGGTCCAGCAGCCCGGCAAGGCGAAGATCGACAACTGGCCGCAGGTCGACCCGCAGAACGAGAACCGGTCGAAGATCAAGAAGACGACCGACGAGGTCCCCGACCAGGAGAACCGGCCGCCGGAGCCCGGCGACGACGACCTCGGCGCCCGTCCGGGCCGCTCCACCGTGCTGCCCGTCGTCGCGCTCAACGACCACGACCCCGACGGCGACATCATCCGGATCGTCAAGACCGTCCACGTGCGCGGTCCCGAGGTCGAGGTCAAGATCGTCGGCGGCGGCACCCAGCTCCAGGTGATGGTCCAGGGCGATCAGACCGGGACGTCGGTCTTCAAGTACTACGTGACCGACGGCCGGGTGGTCCAGCAGATCCCGGCCGAGGTCCGCCTGCAGATCCGCTCCAACGACCAGCACGAGGCTCCCCAGCCGATGCCGGACCGGAAGCAGCCGAAGCTGACGGTGACCCGCGGCGCGACCTCGAGCTACTACCTCCTCGCCGACTTCTACGACCTGGACGGCGACGACCTCACCCTGACCGAGGCCACCGGTCGCGGGGTCGGGGTCGAGTTCCGTCCCGACGGCACGCTCACCTTCACCGACCCGGGCACCGGCGGCACCAAGGGCGAGATCAGCTACGTCATCGAGGACGGGATCGACAAGTACGAGGCCACGATCCCGGTCGAGGTCGTCGGCGAGTCCGCCCCTCCGGAGCTGGTCGCCGACCTCGCCTCCGGCGTGGCAGGCACGCGGGTCGTCGTACAGCCGCTCACCAACGACCGCAACCCCGAGGGCGGCGAGCTCACCCTCAAGGACGTGAAGGTCGTCGGCGACGACGCCGGGACGACGATCACCGAGGACCTCGAGACAGGGACCTTCACCTTCGAGGCCGCGAAGGCGAAGCCGTACTACCTGCAGTACTCCGCCTACAACTCCTCCGCCACGCGGTCGGCCTTCATCCGGCTCGACGTGGAGTCGCCGCCGAAGGACAACCGCCCCCCGGTCGCGGTGCGCGACAAGGTCACGATCACCCCGGGCGGCACCGCCCAGGTCGACCTCCTGCTCAACGACCTCGACCCCGACGGTGACGTCCTGGTCGTCAAGCGGATCAACCGGCCGTCGGTGCCGGGGGTGAAGGTCTCCGTCGTCGACAAGCGCCTGGCCGTCGTCAGCTCCGTGGCCGACCTCGTCGGCAAGCCGGTGACGGTCGAGTACGTCGTCTCCGACGGCCGCAGCTCCGCGAGCGGCTCGCTCGTGATCGCCCAGCGATCGTCGAGCCAGGCCAACCGGCAGCCGATCGCCAACCACGACCAGGTGACCGTCCGCGCTGGCTCGGTCACCTCGGTCCCCGTGCTGGCCAACGACTCCGACCCCGACGGGCCGAAGCCGCGGCTCTTCCAGTCCGACCTCCAGAACGAGCAGGACCTCGACGTGTGGGTCGCCGGCGACACGCTGCGACTGCGCGCTCCCGAGGAGCCGGGCACCTACTCCGTGATCTACGGGGTCCGCGACACCGACGGGCGCAGTGCGTCGGCCGAGGTGAGCATCTTCGTCATCGCCGACTCGGCGAAGAACAACCACGCGCCCGTCCCGCAGCCCATCATCGACCGGGTCATCAGCGGCCGCCCGAAGGTGATCTCGGTCGACCTCGTCGGCGCCGACCCCGACGGTGACGCCGCCTCCTTCCGCAGCATCGCCACCGCGCCCTCGCTCGGTCGGATCGTCGACACCGGTGTCGACTGGATCCGCTACGAGGCGTTCGAGGGCAAGCGGGGCACCGACTTCTTCCAGATCGTGCTCCAGGACAAGTACGGCGAGACGGGCGTCGCCGAGGTCCGGGTCGGCGTCGTACCGGAGGAGTCGGAGAACCAGCCACCCGTGGCGCTCGACGACAGCGTGCTCGTCCAGCCGAACCGGACGATCTCCTACAACGTGCTGACCAACGACACGGACCCCGACGACGACGCCCTGCGCGTCGAGTCCCTCAACAAGAGCACGCCGGCGAAGCACGACAACGGGTTCATCGAGGTCGAGGTCGGCGACGCCCCCGACTCCGGGTCCGCGCAGACCAACGTCGGCTACACCATCGAGGACGCCGCCGCGGCGACGGACAGCGCCGTGCTGAAGGTCTCGGCCAGCAAGCAGGCGCCGTTCTACGCGCCGATCGCCCGCGACGACGTGGCCGAGCTCGGCGACATCATCGGCAAGGACCCGGGCGACACCGTCGAGGTCCCGGTGCTCGACAACGACCTCGACTTCGACGGTGCGAAGGCGGACCTGCACGTCACCGACTGCGACGCCGGCAGCGGCGGCGACTGCGAGGTCGTCGACGGCGACACGACCGTCCGGGTCGAGCTCAAGGCCGACGACCAGGTCGTGCTCTACCGCCTCGACGACGCCGACGACGAGTCGACCTTCACCTACGGCGTGGTGTTCGTGACCGGCACGGCCAACGTGCCGCCGCAGCTGACGACCGACGAGGACCGGGTGCCGGTCAAGGCGGTCGCCAACGAGACGACCGTGTTCGACCTGAAGGACCTCGTCGTCACCCGTGCCGGTCGCGAGCCGCACATCGTCCCCAGCTCGTCGCCGACGGCCGTCAACGGCAGCATCACGCCCGTCGAGGGCCGGTCGACGTCGCTGTCGTTCGTCCCCAACCGCGACTACGTCGGTGGCGCGTCGGTCACCGTCGAGGTGAGCGACGGTACGACGGCGGGGGAGGACACCGCCCTCAGCTCCCTGCTGACGATCCCGATCGACGTCGCGCCGGCGGGCAACGTCGCGCCGGAGATGCGCGACGCGACGGTCGACGTCACCGAGGACGGCGACGCGGCCACCGTCGACCTGAAGGGGTTGACCCGCGACGCCAACGAGGGCGACCTGGACACGATGGCCTGGTCGGTGAAGTCCGCGTCGAAGGGGATCTCCGCCGAGATCGAGGGCGACGACGGCATCCTCTCCGTCGAGGCCGCCGGTGCGGGCACGAGCGACGACCTCGCCGTCGAGGTGGTGGCCGACGACGGGCACGGCGGCCAGGCGACCGCGACCGTGACGGTCCGGGTCGTCGGCAGCAACCTGCCGCTGCTGCAGATCCCGGTCATCACGGTCAACGCCGAGGAGGGCGAGGAGACCTCCGTCGACATCGCCGACTCCGCGGTCAACCCCTACCCGGACGAGCCGATCGAGGCGAGCAACCCGCGGGTCGAGGGCGACGGCAAGCTGCGGGGGCTGCGGGCCGAGGGGTCCTCGGTGTGGTTCACGCCGGCGTCCTCCGGGTCCTCCCAGATCAAGGTGACGGTGTCCGACGCCTCCGGTGACGCCGCCCGCGACGTCGTGGCGCGGATCAACGTCACCGTCATCTCCGAGCCCGATGCTCCCGAGCGGCCCGTCCTGTCGTCGGTCGAGGCGTCGTCGGCCGTGCTGTCGTGGCGCGAGCCCGAGTCCAACGGCGCCGCGATCGAGGAGTACGAGGTCCGCGGCTCGCACGGCTTCAGCCAGAAGTGCCCGGCGACCACCTGCCGCCTCAACGACCTCACCCCGGGCGACACCTACACGTTCACGGTCCGGGCGCGCAACAGCGAGGGCTGGGGCAAGGACAGCCCCGAGTCCGAGGACATCACGCCCAACACGGCGCCCGACCTGATGGCCCCGCCGACGGTCGTCATCGAGCCCTCGCCGACCGGCGACAGGATGGACCGGCAGCTCACCGTGCGGTGGACCCCGCCGCACAACGAGGGCTCCGAGATCACGTCGTACGAGATCAAGGAGGCCGGCGGCCCGAGCACGTGGACCGCGTCGGGCAACGAGACCTCGCGGGTGATCCCCGGCCTGACCAACGGCACGCCCTACGCGTTCGAGATCAGGGCCATCAACGCGGTGGATCCCAAGCGCGAGTTCTCCGCGGCCTCCAAGGCGGTCAAGCCGTTCGGCGTCCCGGCGCCCTCGGGCCAGAAGCCGAGCCTGACGGCCAGCGAGGACTCGCCCTACAGCAGCGACCCGTGGGTCCGTATCGAGTGGTCGGGCTGGTCGGACACGCAGAGCAACGGCAACCCGGTCTCCGAGTACGTCGTGTACTGCTCCGGCTGCAAGGCGTCGAGCTACCGCTTCCCGGCCTCGACCACCTCGCGCACCTTCAACGCCGCCGACGGCATCCGCAAGGGCCAGGACGTCACGTTCTCGGTCGCCGCCAAGAACGACGCGGGCATCAGCGAGAAGAGCCCGGGGGCGACCGGGCGGCCGTACACCAAGGCCGGTCCGGTCCGGGGCCTGCAGGAGGTCGCGCCGTCGCCGGCCGACCAGACGGCGCGGATCGGGTGGGACCCGCCTGCCGACGACGGCGGCCTGCCGATCGACTACTACATCGTCGAGGACGGCACCGGGGCGCGCGACATCGTGTCGTCGGCGCCGGGCCCGGGTGGGACCGACATCAAGTTCGACGGCAACGGCCGCCACTCGATCCGAGTCTGGGCGGTCACCCGCAACGGCGACCGCGCCGTCCAGGGCGAGGACGCCTCGCTCGGGAGCATCGACACCTGGGGCAAGCCGGACCCGCCGCCGGTGACGGCGCCGGTCAGCAGCGACTACTACTACGTCGACATCCGGATCAGTCCCGGCAGCGAGAACGGCAAGTCGATCGACGGCGTGCAGTACAGCCTCGACGGCGGCGCGAACTGGGTGGACGACGACCGGTTGAACGGCTCCGACGGCAACGCCGCCCAGGTCCGGCAGGGCGGGGACGGGAAGACCATCCTCGCGCGCACCGTCTCCTCCGCCGCCGCCGGCGACCCGCGCAAGTACAGCGACGCGGTGCCGATCACCGGGTACTCCCGGATGCGGTGGATCGAGATCACCTGGCAGACGGTGTGCCTCGGCGGCTGCGAGGCGCGGGTCAAGGGGGAGGGCTTCCCCAACGACGGCCCGGTGCCCGTCAACACCGACCACGGCTCGCTCAACCTCAACGGCACCTGCGACTTCAACCAGTCCGTCGACAAGTCGTTCCCCAACAACTACAACGCCGGCGGCCGCGACTGCGCGTTCACCGGCAACGGCACGCTCACCGTCTCCGCGTCCGGCGTCTCGGACACGATCAGCCGCTAG
- a CDS encoding AAA family ATPase has protein sequence MSLSTEQTEWFSQTFAQLVANVEQAIVGKTEVVRLAFVTLLAEGHLLLEDYPGTGKTSLARAIAQTIQGDHHRIQFTPDLLPSDVTGVTIFDQRSQQFEFHKGPIFSNVVLADEINRASPKTQSALLEVMEESQVTVDGVTHPVGQPFMVIATQNPIEQAGTYRLPEAQLDRFLIKTSLGYPDHQSTVQILTHAPKGKAATVLNPIISGDNVLHLIRLAQEVHVEPAVLEYVSAITEGTREAPEVVLGTSVRAAQALVRAARAWAVSYGRNYVVPDDVKTLAVPVLAHRMVLDPEEDFRGTTTEDVVRRVLERVSVPLEPAGR, from the coding sequence ATGTCGCTCAGCACCGAACAGACCGAGTGGTTCTCGCAGACCTTCGCCCAGCTCGTCGCCAACGTCGAGCAGGCCATCGTCGGCAAGACCGAGGTCGTCCGGCTCGCTTTCGTCACCCTGCTCGCCGAGGGCCACCTGCTCCTCGAGGACTACCCCGGCACCGGCAAGACGTCATTGGCGCGGGCGATCGCCCAGACGATCCAGGGCGACCACCACCGGATCCAGTTCACCCCCGACCTGCTGCCCAGCGACGTGACCGGCGTGACCATCTTCGACCAGCGCTCGCAGCAGTTCGAGTTCCACAAGGGCCCGATCTTCTCCAACGTGGTGCTGGCGGACGAGATCAACCGCGCCTCGCCGAAGACGCAGTCGGCGCTGCTGGAGGTCATGGAGGAGAGCCAGGTGACCGTCGACGGCGTCACCCACCCGGTGGGCCAGCCGTTCATGGTCATCGCGACGCAGAACCCCATCGAGCAGGCCGGCACCTACCGGCTGCCGGAGGCGCAGCTCGACCGCTTCCTCATCAAGACCTCGCTCGGCTACCCCGACCACCAGAGCACGGTGCAGATCCTCACCCACGCGCCGAAGGGCAAGGCAGCGACGGTCCTCAACCCGATCATCAGCGGCGACAACGTGCTGCACCTGATCCGGCTGGCGCAGGAGGTCCACGTCGAGCCGGCCGTCCTGGAGTACGTCTCCGCCATCACGGAGGGCACCCGCGAGGCCCCCGAGGTGGTCCTCGGCACCAGCGTCCGCGCCGCGCAGGCCCTGGTCCGTGCGGCCCGCGCGTGGGCGGTGTCCTACGGCCGCAACTATGTCGTCCCCGACGACGTGAAGACGCTCGCCGTCCCCGTGCTCGCGCACCGCATGGTGCTCGACCCCGAGGAGGACTTCCGGGGTACGACGACCGAGGACGTCGTGCGCCGGGTGCTCGAGCGCGTGTCCGTCCCGCTGGAGCCCGCGGGTCGCTGA